GTACCAGAGCAGGGACGCGGGCAATTCCCCTGCTCAGGCAGCCAATGACGGTTGGTTAAGGGGTTGGTTTCCCGCTTTGATGTCAGAGCTCCCTTCCTCTATCAGGAGCACACTGTGGTACCAGACGCCCTTGCAGTCTGGCCCCTGTGTGATCGAGTTGAATGTCATCACCCTGAAGTTGCTCAGCCTCGCAGTTTAACTCTCCTTCTGCACAAAGAGAGGGAGAGCTGTCCCTCCAACCCTCCCCGATAAGGAGTCCCTTCCAgcccctgggggtgggcagggcagcaCTGAACATGCCCTCAAGAAAGAGGTGGTCAAAGATCCTGTGAGATTCTGGCAATTTTCACTCCATAATCTCTTCTTCTGGGTCAATGCCATGTTTTCTGATGGTCCCCAGCAGTAGTTAGTAGGTTCCGTTTATTTCAAGAGAACAGCACAtctgattgattttttaaatttattttatcttatttatgttTGTTGAAGTCTAGTGGATTTCAGATGTTGTTAATTCCTgttgtacaacagagtgatttagttattcatatacatatattctttcttttaaaaaggatattaaatgacactccatttttaaagttatttctgaaGTTTTCCCTGTGCTGGGTATCCCTTACTGTGGGGCTTTCTCTCCTGGCAGTGGGTgaccttctcattgcagtgcttcTCTTGTGGCACACTTCTGGTTAGTCCTATACTTAGGACTAGAGTTATTTTGTGCTCTAAGTTCAAGGTCTCTTCCTTCCAGGTCTGTCCAAGAAACCCTCTCTCTCAGCCCAGGGGTGCCCCGTGGTGAGGTCAGGAGAGAATGTGACCTTGGTCTGCAGCTCCGAGAGTGCCTTTGACCAGTTCCATCTGCTCAGGGAAGGAGAGGACCTTGGGCGCCCGCTTGCTGGAGGGCAGGGCTCCCGCGGAGCACTCCAGGCAGAGTTCCCTCTGGGTCCTGGGACCCCAGCCCACAGTGGGATCTACAGGTGCTATGGCTCCTTCATTCACTCTCGCTACTTGTGGTCAGACTCCAGCGACCCACTGTTCCTGTCTGTCACAGGTGAGGAACCTCTTTCTGGCCCAGGCTTTGTTATTCCTGTTCAGATGCTGTGTTGTCCAGCCCTTTGccaccttgtggactgcagcacaacagagtcctctgtccttcactatctcctccacatggatcacagccctgTAATGGTGAAGGGGCCTTCGTatctcagtgaagctatgagccagtcatgcagggccacccaagccTGAAGGGTCATAGTAAAGAgtcctgacaaaacgtggtcccctggaggaggaagtggcaacccattccagtattcttgcctggagaacccatgaaGAGTCCCATGCTTTACAATCTAGAAAATGAGATTGCACTGGGCAAAAAGTCCATTTGGGTTTTTGCATAACATGTTACTGTATGATGAGCCATATATCAAAGGCTCCTTGTTGGTGTTAGGGGAACCTTATGGCTTCTGGAGAAATGGAGGCAATGAGAatcagagagaaggagagatagTAGATCCATCTCAACCCTCTTCCACTTCCTGTATGGATGCTCCACATCAGAGTCCTGTCTATccatgcaaaaaaggaaaagagccaGGGtagaccctggaggaggagaggctAGGCACATTTGGAAAGATCAGAGATTGCATTGGCCACTTGCTCTTAATGTTTTCCCAGAAGCACCTCTGACATACAGGTGATATCCCAATTAAGGAGCACAGAAACTCATTCCAGGAGCAGAGAGAATGTCTTGCTTACAGCTGTCTTTCACCACCCGGCATAtctttcctgcctccttccaccatcccttctccaggatggaGGGTTTACTCAATGCATTCACGGGGAGGGACCAGAAGCTCTCCCCTCCACCATCAGTGCTCTGAGGGATGACGGAGTCAAGGGCAGGCAGGAGGTCAACCTTCCAGAAACAACATTCCACCTTCAGTCAGTATGAGGAAGGTTACTGTTcatcccttctctctttttttccccaaggatcCACTACAAGTACTTGCCCATCAACCATGAATCCACACACCACAGAAGGTAAGCAAGACGGTGTCCTATCTCAGAAAATTTCTGAGAAGACAGAgggttcctgtgtgtgtgttggctctgccacctcccagctctgtgactttgggctcCTCAATGTCCCTGTCATGTCAGCATTTAAGACTGTGATCTGCCTAGAACCAGAGGGGACATTGAGCTTCTCATGCTCTGTGACTGGGAAtttctaaattgaagaaagtggatcAGAGTGACCTAACCCCATGTTTAAGGGAGATGCTTACCCTCCCTCCACCAGGATCTTTGGGGATGGATGGCAGTGCAAGTGGAGAATTTTAGGGAGCACCTTTATATGTATTATTCCTCTTAGCATTTTGTGAACTAAGCATTCCACAGGTCAGAAATAAAAGTGTCGTATCTTCTTGAGGATTCCATTCGAAGTCTATGTGGATGGAGGGGGAAATGTATTGTGGATTAAAGGGTCACATTCACCCAAAGACACCAAGCCTTGTCATATGGGGCAGCAGAGAAAAACTGCATTGGTGCCTGGGGGACCTTGTTTCAGACCTCTGCTGTTCTTGTGTGGCCTCCTTACTTCATCCACTGCTAGCATCTCTCCTGGATGCTTTGGTACCTCCTGGGAAGTGGAGGCCATAACTGATCAGGCTGACAGGTGCTGACACACTTTGACACAAGGAAACAATAACTCCTGTGTGTAGGGGCAGGGTGTATGCAACGAATAACCAGACCTTCTTCCCTTGGCTTGTTGGCAGAAGCACCGCTTCCTCAAGCAGACTCCAGCACATGGTACATTGTCCTTGGGCTCATCATAGCCGTCACCTCTACCAGCATCATCCTCGCTGCTCTTGTCTGTCACTGGTGTTCTACCCAAAATCGTAAGTCTGAAGGTGGTGAGCTCAGCATCATCTGACCCAGGGGGAGTGGGCTCATAGCAGAGAATGGTGTTTTCACTTCTTGTAGGTTAAAAACTGATTCCCGTTGTTGTAATCTCTGATGAAACATCTTCCAGAGACCCAGAGAACCCtgtaatttttatgaaaatatgtgttgatttattcttggctgcatcaggtcttggctgcagcatgggggatcctCATTGTGGTGCTGGGGTGCAGTTCAAGGCTACATAGctcacgggctcagcagttgcagcactaAGGATACTTGCTTCAAGGCATTTGGGATCTCAACTCTCCCACCAGGAATAGAACCCCTCTCCCTGAACTGATCCTCGGGTCACCAGGGACATTTCAAGCCCTGTTCTTCCCTTCCACTACAACCATGCATTTTTCTCCCCTACATGATCTTGGGAATCTGCTGATATGTAGAAGAGGATGGTCCATAACAGAAGATGTAGGATGGGTCCATGGGTTTGCACAGATTCCTGAGACAGTCTGTGAATGGCTGGGCTTGTTTAtggaatattttgttttgttttgttttcatctaGTGGAGTAGACAGGCTCAGCAACCTGGGGCACACCCCTGCCTTTTTCTGGCTTTGATGTAACTATCAAAGTTACAGAGGTCTGGAATAACTGCCTCCACCCTGAAGAGCCTTGACTCTCTTCCATTTGCAGACGTTGCCATCATGGAAGGAGAGCCCATGGAAGACAGAACAGTGAATGGCGAGGTGAGTCCTCCCAGCCCAAACCCTTGCCATAGTCTGAGCCCCTCCAATGCCCAATGCCCCAGCCTTTGAAGATCACACCTCAGTCCATCATTCTCACCTCTCTCCTGTCAGGACTCTGCAGCAGAAGACGTGATATATGCTCACTTGGACCTCGGGACCCTCTCTGAGAGACGGTTCACTCCCACTCCCCTGAGGCCCATGCACCCCTCCACTGAGCCCATTATTTATGAGGAATTCAATGCAAACCAAGACTGTGCTGAGCCCTGAATTGGCCCCATCCTCTGAGCACACAGAGTGTTACCAATCGAGGACCTAGATCTCTTGTTAAAGGGGTTCCTCATGGACACTCCTTCTCCTCCAAAGCAGCCCAGCAACTCTGAGGTGAGGAGTGGAGTCTTAGAATTACAGTATCATCTTCAAAAATCCCACCACCTCTTAATGATCGCCTGGCTATTCTATGACTTTATTGTAACTATCTCACCTTTTGGGGATATGCTATAATCAATCGCTCATACTAGGTAGCTTATCATGATCATCCTACTTTTATACAATTCCAATAAAGCATAAAAAATTTGCCAGTTGATTCTTCAAAttattcagtttaaaataaaacaaaatgaataaaataaacccCTCTATTCAGTAACATTTTACAAGggtaaacttatttacaagactgaaccagacttgtagacttagagaacaaacttagagTTACCAGAGGGGATGAGTTGAGAGTcagatagattgggagtttgggattgacatgtgcacactgttatattgaaaataaaatgctttccatggaaaaataataatgctagttggcaaaacaaaaagatgaagtATACTCTGAGATAGCCAGTATGGTGCCACTAACCCTATAAGGCTGAATACATGCATGCTACGTCAACTCAGTCATTTTTGAGACCCATGGTCTTTAACCACCCAGGCTCCtgtgtgcatgggattctccaggcaagaatactggaatcggtttccattcttttctccaggggatcttctcgacccatcaaactcaggtctctcaggtctcttgcaatgacagggagattctttaccactgtgccaccagagaagccccctcagCTTTTTAATAAGAACAAACTCCTGACTTTTGAGAACATGGATTGACTTGGAGgtcattatgcttagtgaaataagtcagacagggaaagagaaatgctgtatgttttcacttatatgtggaatctaaaaatcaaaATAGTGATTTCTGtgatggtccagtgactaagactctgggttcgcaatgcagggggtccaggttcaatccctggtcagagaactagatcccacaagctacaacTAAAAGGATACCACGTATCTCAGATCTGACACAGccagataaacaaaaacaagtattaagaaaataaaaatagatggaCAAATACAACAGAAGAGAATCAGGCTCACAGATTCAAAGAAGAAACAAGTGGTTACTAGAGGTGAGAGGGGTGGGTGTGAGGGGCAGCAGTGTATGTAGACTGGAttaagaaataccaacaaccatttataaaataaataagtcacagggcTATAATGTCtggcacagggaatatagtcaatattttataatattttgtacTGTGTGTAATCTatgaaaatactgaatcactatatgATACACCtgtaactaatataatattgtgagCCAACtattcataaatttttaaaaattgttacatGTTCAAGGAACTTGGCAGTGCATacatacagagaaaagaaaatactatgtAGGGAAatccataaattttaaaaaatcatgaaattagCATTttcaataaagacatttttactgTGGATATCATAGAGATGGTTGAACATTAAAGATAAAGTATAATgcttggaaatttttaaatataggaaTGAAATAAGAAATTCTATGAAAATCATATcaagaatgaaaacagaaaataattcagtGCCTCAAAGTCATAGCAGATTAGATATTGCAGCATACATTTTTGGTAAACTTGAAAATGTAGCCAAAGGTGGGTTGGGTCAGAGGTTGTGGTTCACATTTGTTAAACAATCTGAAGAGACAGCACTGGCATTAACATTTTCCAGGAAGCCCAATTCCTCCCTCAGCCAGGGCCCCCACACTCTGCCTTTTTTAAGGTAAGAAGAGCCTGTGTGAGTCACCTTTCCATCCTGTGGTCAGCTTGCACATGATGTTAGTTTGGGTGTCATCATAATATCCTGTGTACTCTTCAGGTCTGCAGAGCTGCTGCCTCCTGCTCATTAGGAGCAGCGCCATGCTGTCTGCCATCATCAACCTGACATGTCTTGGTGAGTCCTGGAACAGAACGAAGCCTGGTGCAAATATTGACCTGGAGCTCTGGGTCCACCCTAACAGAGAGCCCTGCCTCCATGACGGTGAGATGGACCCTGATGGTTGGGTTCATCAAGGCCGAGCAATATCCTTGCCAACGAGGCCCATAGAACAGGCTGGGGGAGTAGAAGGCCAGGTGTGACATGAGATGGATTGTCCATCATGAGTCTTTCTTTCCAGGTTTCTTCTTGATCCAGAGCATCTGGGCACAAGAGGGTGAGTCTTTCCTCCAAACCATGGTTCCATCCTCCTCAAGTAAGTCTCTCTTGTAATAAGAGGGGAGATGGCGCAGAAGATAGGGTGATGGGTCAACCATGGGAAGTCATAACCATATGAGAGTGGTCTTTTGGAAGTAGAAAATGAGAGCCCAGGGTGGCTTTGATGGTAGAGAGTCTGCTTGcattgagggagacctgggttcaatccctgggtcaggaagatcccctggagaaggaaatggcaagccactcccgtattcttgcctggacaattccatggatacaggagtctggtgggctatagcccatggggtcacaaggagtcagacatgactggttgactaacactttcagggaAATCTAGCCCCCAGTTCTGGCCCAGAGACCCTCCCCTAGATACTCTTCCCTCTGCTGAGCCAGGCCCTATGGGCACCTACAGGAGACTGTGATGCTCAGAGATGGGGTGACTGCAAGGGACTGGTGTTATCTGTAGACTGAGGGAAGGCAGCAGGACCAGGGACCACAGACCCTTGGAGGACAAGGTGATGACTCAAGCTCTCCAGCAGTTCCGTGGATAGGCATTGcagagaactgctgctgctggccTCTATTAGAAGAAGAGGAGAACCTATGCCCTGCCCCCTGAGATTCCAGAAGGTTCTACCACAGGCTCCATCATGTCCTGTGTTTCTCATGTGAGCTGACATCATTTCACTCACACAGGTTGTTCTTCCATTGGGTGTCTACTCCGTCttgttttataaaacaaattttacatTGTAAACATCCAGTAAGAATCTGTTAGTTGACATTTAAAATTCtcaggcttcccgggtagctcagtggtgaagaacctgccagcaatgcaggagctgcataagatgtgagttcaatcctgaggttggaagatcccctggagaaggaaatggcagcccacttcagtattcttgcctggagaatccccatgcacagaggagcctggcaggctacagtccatggggtcacgagagtcagacatggctgagcacacacacacactcaaaattCTCAGCAGATGTTTTTCATGTAGGGTGTCCTATACCTCTGTGGTGTGGGAATCTCCATGGAGCATGGATTCCCCTGGTTTGAAAAGGAGACTTAGAGATGTGGGAAAGGGGTGGGTCATCTGAGCCCAGTGAGAGGAAGGGGTTCCCCGTTTTCTACTGTAAACCATGCATTCTTTTCCCCCAGGTGATCACTACAAGCCCTCCCTGTAAGCCTGTCCAAGCCCTGTGATTCCTCAAGGACAGCATGTGACTCTCTGGTGTCACTCCCCCCTCAGGTTTGACAGTTTCAGGCTACACAAAAGTGACAGAACTGTTGTCCCTGAGCTCCAGGGCATCATATTCTGGAAGGACTTCATCATGGACCCCATGACCGAAGCACACGTGGGGACCTACAGATGTCATGGTCACTACAGTCATCTCCCCCTGCATGATCAAAACCCAGTGAACCCTGGAGATTGTGGTCACAGGTCAGAGAGCTCTTGTCCAGAGAGGCCACCCGTTGTACCAGTCTCCCGGACCCCAGAGATTTCTGGTGGGAGTGAGTCAGGGTCCAGTCAGAATGACAGGAAGTGCTCCAGGCAttctaaataaaaagatatttaacaGAGGAGATTGGGTTCCACAGTGGGCAGAATGATGGTGCCCCGTGATGCCCGCATCCTAAAACTGCAAATCTACGATTGCTACGTCCCATTCCAATGGAAATGTAACCACATGTGGAACTAAGGTTGGTAAGCAGGTGACCTTGAGACGAGGAGGTTTTCTTGCAGATGTTTCTGTGCTTTCGGTCTCTCCCACTCTGAGTAGTCAGCCCCTCAGTGACCCTCTGGACATGGTGATCACAGGTGAGAACGTCTAGAGCTGGCATACAGACTGGATGTACCAGGACAAGGAAGCCCCAGGTGGTGGTGTGGGAGATGAGAGAAGGGTGCTTTTCATGGAGAGACACTGACTTGGTGAGAGTTGCatgcaagagacaaagaaagaggagaaactaGTACAGACCACCTGTTATGACAGAAAAGACAGGTGCAGGGGCAGAGACAGAGGAACTCAGAGATGGagataaagagtgaagtaagagaTACAGACAGAAAGGCAGGTAGCAGAGAGGGTGCCCTTCCACCCTGACTTTGCTCAGAGACCAGAAACAGTTTAGGAGCCTGGTTTCCATTTCAACTCTACATTCTCTTCTCTACTCAAAGAACCCAAGGATACACCATGTATCTACCCAGGACTTCATGGCCAGGTTGGTCTGTCTCAAGCTGTTTCCCCAGGAGCCCTGTGTCCTCATGCACTGGGTGATGCACAGATACTGTGTTCATTCAGATGTGGCTTCGTTCCAGGTGGTTGAGCCACACTGTGCCCCAGGACACCAAGGTCCCTGGTGACGGAGCCAAACGCCAGCTCCTGTATGTTGTGTGTTTCATGGGTTCTCATGCTGTATGCTCAGGCCCCCATGCAACTTCACACCAAACATTGTAAGATTATGGCGGTCAAAGCCCACAGAGATGGaatcagagagaaaacagagtcAAAAAAGCAGAGGCAGAAACACAGTTGCTGTGCACACATGTAGAAAATAAGccagagggactgggggcagtgggagaaacatgaaaaaaataaaggtaagtagaaaaagggatagagaattaatgagaaagaaaggaggggacAGAGAAGCCCTAAAAATAAGAGACTTGGGAGGGTGGATGGGTGTAAAGATTGAGAAAGATGGTGATGTGCGGGTGGATAACAGAGATTAcaaaagagacccagagagatggaGAAGCAGAGGAAGTCATGGAAGTggaaatagatgatagatagataggtaaaATGGTGGATGAACATATACATAGATGATAaaataggtagatagatatatacatagaaaGGTAGATAGATGTTGGAACGATGGatggatatatagatagatgataAGATGGGTAGATAGAATGGTGGATGGAGATATAGACAGATAATAGAATAGATAGATGAATAATGCTGAAAGATAGAGAGGAGATAGAGAATGATCACCTCAGAATAAAAGAAGACAGATCAAATCAACCAATCCAAGGAGAAGtagaaagagttaaaaaaaatacaagaaggaaAAACATTAGGAGGGAGGCAATTTCAGAGACATGTGGTACAATGACTCTACAGGTATATGAAATAACGAATTCAGTTATTTAGTCACACccaccacatttcaagtgctcagtagcgtCATGTGGCCAGGTGCCATGGTGTGGACAGAGCAGGTGTTTAAAAAGTCCCGTCATCACAGAGTATTCTACTGGACATTCCACTCCAGATCACTGAGGGCAGCAGAGAGAACACTTGCCCCAGGGAGgctttgtgtgtgttgtgttaatCCAttgatatttgcatattttgtcttttttgcttcttttctccaaAGCCAAGAATTTGAGAATCTTGTGCCTTTTAAGTTATCAACTGGTGGCACAATGTGGCTTGGCTCAACCAAGCGGAGGGCTGAAGAGGATAACACCATGAGGATCCCGGTGTGAACTGAGCTGGCCAATGAAGTGAAAATCAAGCTCCACGGAGCCTTAGTTGCTCATTGAGCTCTCTGTGTGTGATGTCTCTCCTGGATTAGAGCTAAACTGGCCAAGAACTCTTTTACCAAGAAATTTTGGATCGCTTAAAGTGAAGATATTCTGGGGCTCCTGTGTTgcctctgtcactgtttccatttttcccctaattatcctttttttttttttcttgcctctaGGTTCAGGGACcaaatgacatgatcttcatttttctgagtGTTCACAGTGTAGACATGAACTCCAGTTATTCTCAAAttacttcttttgaaaaaaataattgaatgttAGCATTTGATGCCTTCATTCTGCAGAATCTGAGTTCTTCAACCACACACAGAAGATGGGTTTACCTGGGTCATGGGTGTATTTCTGCTGTGTGGCACcaatgcctggtacacagtaggtgctttgCAATAATTTATGAATTGACCAAAGATGAGACGTAAATTCCATTTCTGGAGGGGACTGGGAAAATAAAGTTCTgagtcctatttggaaccagactgtcaAGGCTGACTCAGGACGAGAAATTGGGTCCCACCCTCTGGAGCAGAGGGTCAGaccagcagaaagagaaagagctgaGACCTCAGGTCTGGGTTTAGATGCCTTTTGAGCCCTGCCTGGAGACATTGGAGCCAGGTCCACGGAGGGGCCGCCCCCTGCTGCGAGTCCATGGCCGAGGGAACCCCGAGGGGCGGTGGCAACCCTCCAGGGACCACATCCTGTTTGTCCTCTAGGGCCCTGtggtctcctcatctgtacaGGGTGGGGTCAGGGGCAGCTGGGCACTCAGAGCTGCAGACATGCCTTCCATCCTCTCTGAGCTTCTCTTCCTTGGCCAGAtgtgcagggcagggaggggactgCAGGAGGGCAAGGGACACCCACCCTGCCTCCAGCTCATGGGAACTTCAGGGCTCAGACAGCTTGAGGGGCCAGGGATCCTGATGGGGAGAGAATCAGCCCAAGCTTTCAGTGGCAAATCTCTCACTTCCATGGCTGAGTCTGGGCCAGAGACCCCTGAACCCTGCAGGTGGGtcctcctgggtctcctgggaCCCATATCTCACTTGAGTCCCGGTAAGTTGGTAGGGGGCGAGGTGGGAGACCTGAGATTCTAGAGTGATGCTGGTGAAACCTGGAAGGGCTCCTGAGATGAGCTGGGGATTGAGGGGTGGGGAGGTCCTGGGACTCAGCCTCTGACTTCCTTCCAGGGCCTTCCAGAAACTCACCATCTGGGTTGAGACTCTTTTGGGCAGCTCAGGATGCCCATGTGAATACACCGTATTCAGAGTTGGAATGTGTGAGTGAGTACACAGACCATCAGGGAGTATGCTGCAGTTGGCATGcactatttggagaaggaaatggcaacgcactctagtattcttgtctgcaatATCCCATGAACTTTGGAGCCTGCCAGCCTACaatgcatagggttgcaaagagtcggacatgactgagtgacttttttctttcattttgttttaaaatttatttatttcactggttccattttttaatctcataatAGATATAtcttattgaagtgtagttgacttacaatgtttcaggtgcacagcaaggtgattttcagttatataaacacacatacattatttttcagattattctccattttaggttattacaagatattgactatagttcccatgctgtacagtatatctttgttgtttgtttcatatatttattttttattagaaatctAACATTGTAtttatacttctatttttaaatttatggtatATTCCACGTCAGTGTTATGCTACACTGAGAGTGAAAGCATGATGCCAAATCCCAACATGTCCATGATAAAAGTAAACGGAAAACAATGGCAATGTTAATTGTGGTAGGAAATATTAATTGCATTATGTTActggtgggctttcctggtgactcagataataaagaatctgcatgcaatgcagga
The nucleotide sequence above comes from Bos indicus x Bos taurus breed Angus x Brahman F1 hybrid chromosome 18, Bos_hybrid_MaternalHap_v2.0, whole genome shotgun sequence. Encoded proteins:
- the LOC113875954 gene encoding killer cell immunoglobulin-like receptor 3DL1; amino-acid sequence: MGEYEKLSLSAWPSPVVPLGQTVTLWCHSRSPLKRFTLFKTDERRHLPELQGHYVNNFTLGPVTREHAGFYMCSRASWSAPSDPLQIVVSGVFTKPSISAHPGPIVQWGENVILRCHSPVVFDKFILYQESSTRHFQRRGEMLTGGHCTADFVIGPMSLASVGTYRCYSSLSSSPYEWSAPSDPVDIVITGLSKKPSLSAQGCPVVRSGENVTLVCSSESAFDQFHLLREGEDLGRPLAGGQGSRGALQAEFPLGPGTPAHSGIYRCYGSFIHSRYLWSDSSDPLFLSVTGSTTSTCPSTMNPHTTEEAPLPQADSSTWYIVLGLIIAVTSTSIILAALVCHWCSTQNHVAIMEGEPMEDRTVNGEDSAAEDVIYAHLDLGTLSERRFTPTPLRPMHPSTEPIIYEEFNANQDCAEP